One Antennarius striatus isolate MH-2024 chromosome 17, ASM4005453v1, whole genome shotgun sequence genomic window carries:
- the uggt1 gene encoding UDP-glucose:glycoprotein glucosyltransferase 1 isoform X1 — translation MNTGSSGAGFGAFRMWFLCFLLLSLLAAVSGGADSKAVTTTLTTKWADTPLLLEASEFLAEESQEKFWDFVEENQNIEGEHDDTDQAYYDLIVKKASTLLSAVQLNMLKFALSLRAYSATVHSFQQIASNEPPPAGCSAFFSVHGETTCDAASLAALLETAPQRPKPYLFKGDHRYPGSSPDAPVVILYAEFGTTDFQKLHQAVSSKVHEGQATYVLRHFLDKPSGRKVHLSGYGVELAIKSQEYKAKDDTQVQGVEVNATVIGENDPVDEVQGFLFGKLKTLYPELKEQLKELRKHLVESTNEMAPLKVWQMQDLSFQTAARILGAPAVDALNVMKDLSQNFPTKAMSITKTVVNTEIRKEIGENQKFFKGTLGLQPGDSALFINGLHVDLEAQDMFSVFEILRSEARVMEGLRSLQIESLYIHDVLKLNVQPSDSDYAVDIRSSAINWINNLETDHRYSSWPYNVQELLRPTFPGVIRQIRKNFHNLVIILDPTQENSAELLSVAEMFYTNNIPLRIGLVFVVSDEDDVDGMQDAGVALLRAYNYISDEVDSHSAFEAIISMFNRIPIGGQLSVGDVVKVLEKRFPYVEVSSVLGADSTYDSNRKEGRAYYKHTGVGPLPVVMYNGIPYQREQLDPDEMETVTMQKILETTTVYQRAVYLGELATDHDVVDFVMNQPNVVPRINPRVLSTSRNYLDLTDTNNFFIDDYARFSTLDAKERSGAVANSMNYMTKKGMTTTNRHDDGVVRPVTFWVVGDFDKPSGRQLLYDAIRHMKTSNNVRLGMINNPSGAPSVESSRVTRAIWAAMQTQSANNAKNFITKMAKDETAAALEKGVGIGEFAVGGMDVALFKEAYESPSLDFLLSHAVYCRDVLKLKKGQKAVISNGRIIGPLEEEEVFNQDDFLLLESLILKTSGEQIKSKIMQFGSEEDRASDLVMKVDALLSSQPKGEARVEYGFADDRYSAVKIRPSEGDVYFDVVAVVDPVTREAQKLAPLLLVLKQLVNVNLRVFMNCQSKLSEMPLKSFYRYVLEPEVMFHPDGSFAPGPMAKFLDMPQSPLFTLNLNTPESWMVESVRTRYDLDNIYLQEVENMVAAEYELEHLLLEGHCFDVSSGQPPRGLQFTLGTASEPVIVDTIVMANLGYFQLKANPGAWILKMRKGRSDEIYKIYSHDGTDSPPDSDDIVVVLNNFKSRIIKVKVQKKPDKYNEELLSDNTEENDTGFWKSLTRGFTGGGKSEEVKQEKDDVINIFSVASGHLYERFLRIMMLSVLKNTKTPVKFWFLKNYLSPTFKEFIPHMAKRYGFQYELVQYKWPRWLHQQTEKQRIIWGYKILFLDVLFPLAVDKILFVDADQIVRTDLKELRDFDLEGAPYGYTPFCESRREMDGYRFWKSGYWASHLAGRKYHISALYVVDLKKFRKIAAGDRLRGQYQGLSQDPNSLSNLDQDLPNNMIHQVPIKSLPQDWLWCETWCDDSSKRSAKTIDLCNNPMTKEPKLQAAVRIVAEWTDYDQEIKRLQTRVQDEGSQNAKRHSSDVHTEL, via the exons ATGAATACAGGAAGCAGCGGAGCCGGCTTCG GTGCTTTCAGGATGTGGTTTCTGTGTTTCCTGCTGCTGTCGCTGCTCGCCGCCGTCTCTGGGGGTGCAGACTCCAAGGCTGTCACCACCACCCTCACCACCAAATGGGCTGATACCCCTCTGCTGCTGGAAGCCAG tgAGTTCCTGGCGGAGGAGAGCCAGGAGAAGTTCTGGGACTTTGTGGAGGAGAATCAGAACATAGAAGGCGAGCATGATG ATACGGATCAGGCCTACTATGACCTGATTGTAAAGAAAGCCAGCACCTTGCTCAGCGCCGTCCAATTGAACATGCTGAAGTTTGCTCTTTCCCTGAGGGCCTACTCTGCCACAGTACACTCCTTCCAACAG atAGCGTCCAATGAGCCGCCTCCTGCTGGCTGCTCAGCGTTTTTCAGCGTCCACGGCGAAACCACATGTGACGCAGCCAGTTTAGCGGCCCTGCTGGAAACGGCGCCTCAGag GCCGAAGCCTTACCTTTTTAAAGGCGATCACAGATACCCAGGATCCAGCCCCGACGCGCCGGTCGTCATCCTCTACGCCGAGTTCGGAACAACGGATTTCCAGAAGCTGCACCAAGCCGTATCGTCCAAAGTCCATGAAGGCCAGGCCACTTATGTGCTCCGACATTTCCTGGAT AAACCAAGTGGAAGGAAAGTCCACCTGTCTGGCTACGGCGTGGAGCTGGCCATCAAGAGCCAGGAGTACAAGGCAAAGGATGACACACAAGTCCAAG GCGTGGAGGTGAACGCAACGGTGATCGGAGAGAATGATCCGGTGGACGAGGTCCAGGGATTCCTCTTTGGCAAACTGAA GACCCTCTACCCGGAGCTGaaggagcagctgaaggagtTGAGGAAACATTTGGTGGAAAGCACCAATGAAATGGCTCCGCTCAAAGTCTGGCAAATGCAAG ACCTGAGCTTCCAGACGGCGGCGCGGATCCTCGGCGCTCCTGCTGTCGATGCTCTCAACGTCATGAAAGACCTGAGCCAGAACTTCCCCACCAAAGCCAT GTCCATCACAAAGACGGTGGTCAACACTGAGATCCGGAAAGAGATCGGCGAGAACCAGAAG TTCTTCAAAGGGACTCTGGGCCTGCAGCCGGGTGACTCCGCCCTCTTCATCAACGGGCTGCATGTGGATCTGGAAGCTCAGGACatgttcag TGTGTTTGAGATCCTGCGCAGCGAGGCCCGGGTGATGGAGGGTCTGCGCTCGCTGCAGATCGAATCGCTCTACATCCACGACGTCCTGAAGCTCAACGTCCAGCCCTCCGACTCCGACTACGCCGTCGACATCCGCAGCTCCGCCATCAAC TGGATTAACAACCTGGAGACGGACCACCGGTACAGCTCGTGGCCTTACAACGTTCAGGAGCTGCTCAGACCCACCTTCCCCGGAGTCATTCGGCAGATCCGCAAGAACTTCCACAATCTG gTGATCATTCTGGACCCGACTCAGGAGAATTCTGCTGAACTGCTCAGCGTTGCAGAGATGTTCTACACCAACAACATCCCACTCAG gataGGCCTGGTGTTCGTGGTGTCGGACGAAGACGACGTAGACGGCATGCAGGATGCGGGCGTGGCTCTGCTCCGGGCGTACAACTACATCAGCGACGAGGTGGACAGTCACAGTGCGTTCGAGGCTATCATCTCC ATGTTCAACCGGATTCCCATCGGGGGGCAGCTGAGTGTGGGGGACGtggtgaaggtgctggagaagAGGTTCCCCTACGTGGAGGTCAGCAGCGTCCTCGGAGCCGATTCCACCTACGACAGCAACAGGAAG GAGGGCCGGGCGTACTACAAACATACGGGGGTGGGCCCGTTGCCCGTGGTGATGTACAACGGCATTCCGTACCAACGCGAGCAGCTGGACCCGGACGAAATGGAGACGGTCACCATGCAGAAGATCCTGGAGACGACCACCGTCTACCAACGGGCGGTGTATCTG GGGGAGCTGGCGACCGACCACGACGTCGTGGACTTCGTCATGAATCAGCCCAACGTGGTCCCTCGGATCAACCCCAGAGTGCTGTCCACCAGCAGGAACTACCTGGACCTGACCGACACCA ACAACTTCTTCATCGACGATTACGCTCGCTTCTCCACCCTCGACGCCAAAGAGCGGAGCGGCGCCGTGGCGAACAGCATGAACTACATGACCAAGAAAG GGATGACCACCACCAACCGGCATG ATGACGGCGTCGTCCGTCCCGTGACCTTCTGGGTGGTCGGAGACTTTGACAAACCGTCGGGACGTCAGCTTCTTTATGACGCCATCAGACACATG AAAACCAGCAACAACGTGCGTCTGGGGATGATCAACAATCCGTCGGGCGCCCCGTCCGTGGAGTCGAGCCGCGTGACGAGGGCGATCTGGGCCGCCATGCAGACGCAGTCGGCCAACAACGCCAAGAACTTCATCACCAAGATGGCTAAAGACGAGACGGCGGCGGCGCTGGAGAAGGGCGTGGGCATCGGAGAGTTCGCCGTCggg GGTATGGATGTGGCGTTGTTCAAGGAGGCGTATGAGAGTCCCAGCTTGGACTTCCTGCTGTCCCACGCCGTTTACTGTCGAGACGTCCTCAAGTTGAAGAAGGGGCAGAAAGCGGTGATCAGCAACGGACGA ATCATCGgtcctctggaggaggaggaggttttcaACCAGGACGACTTCCTGCTTCTGGAGAGCCTCATCCTGAAAACGTCCGGAGAGCAAATCAAAAGCAAAATCATGCAGTTTGGATCGGAGGAGGACAG GGCCAGCGATCTGGTGATGAAGGTGGACGCCCTGCTGTCCTCTCAGCCCAAAGGGGAGGCGCGGGTGGAGTACGGCTTCGCAGACGACCGCTACAG cGCTGTGAAGATCCGCCCCAGCGAAGGAGACGTCTACTTCGACGTCGTCGCCGTGGTGGATCCCGTAACCAGGGAGGCGCAGAAACTAGCTCCGCTCCTATTG GTTCTGAAGCAGCTGGTGAACGTCAACCTGAGGGTCTTCATGAACTGCCAGTCCAAACTGTCGGAGATGCCTCTGAAGAG TTTCTACCGCTACGTGTTGGAGCCGGAGGTGATGTTCCACCCGGACGGCAGCTTCGCCCCGGGGCCCATGGCCAAGTTCCTGGACATGCCCCAGTCGCCCCTCTTCACCCTGAACCTCAACACCCCCGAGAGCTGGATGGTGGAGTCGGTGCGCACCCGCTACGACCTGGACAACATCTACCTGCAGGAG gtggagaacatggtggCGGCGGAGTACGAGCTGGagcacctgctgctggagggccACTGCTTCGACGTCAGCTCAGGCCAGCCCCCCCGGGGCCTCCAGTTCACGCTGGGAACCGCCTCCGAGCCGGTCATCGTGGACACCATCGTCATGGCCAACCTG GGTTACTTCCAGCTGAAGGCCAACCCGGGGGCCTGGATCCTGAAGATGAGGAAGGGACGCTCGGACGAGATCTACAAGATCTACAG tCACGACGGCACCGACTCTCCCCCCGACTCGGATGACATCGTCGTGGTTCTGAACAACTTCAAGAGCCGGATCATCAAAGTGAAG GTCCAGAAGAAACCAGACAAATACAACGAGGAGCTGCTGAGCGACAACACGGAGGAAAACGACACCGGCTTCTGGAAGTCTCTGACCAG GGGCTTCACGGGCGGGGGTAAAAGCGAGGAGGTGAAGCAGGAGAAGGACGACGTCATCAACATCTTCTCGGTGGCGTCGGGTCACCTGTACGAGCGTTTCCTCAG GATCATGATGCTGTCGGTGCTGAAGAACACCAAAACCCCCGTCAAGTTCTGGTTCCTGAAGAACTACCTGTCCCCGACCTTCAAG GAGTTCATCCCCCACATGGCGAAGCGATACGGGTTCCAGTACGAACTGGTCCAGTACAAGTGGCCCCGCTGGTTACACCAGCAGACCGAGAAGCAGAGGATCATCTGGGGCTACAAGATCCTCTTCCTGGACGTCCTGTTCCCTCTGGCCGTCGACAAGATCCTGTTCGTGGACGCCGACCAG ATCGTGCGGACCGACTTGAAGGAGCTGCGCGACTTCGACCTGGAGGGGGCGCCGTACGGTTACACGCCGTTCTGCGAGAGCCGGCGGGAGATGGACGGCTACCGCTTCTGGAAGTCGGGCTACTGGGCGAGCCACCTGGCCGGACGCAAGTACCACATCAG CGCCCTCTACGTGGTCGACCTGAAGAAGTTCAGGAAGATCGCGGCGGGAGATCGTCTCCGGGGACAGTACCAGGGCCTCAGCCAGGACCCCAACAGCCTGTCCAACCTGGACCAG GATCTGCCCAACAACATGATCCACCAGGTGCCCATCAAGTCGCTCCCCCAGGACTGGCTGTGGTGTGAGACCTGGTGCGACGACAGCTccaagaggagcgccaagaccATCGACCTG TGCAACAACCCCATGACCAAAGAGCCGAAGCTGCAGGCCGCCGTGAGGATCGTGGCGGAGTGGACCGATTATGACCAGGAGATTAAACGCCTGCAGACCAGAGTGCAGGACGAAGGCTCCCAGAATGCAAAGCGGCATAGCTCAG ACGTCCACACGGAGCTGTGA
- the uggt1 gene encoding UDP-glucose:glycoprotein glucosyltransferase 1 isoform X2 codes for MNTGSSGAGFGAFRMWFLCFLLLSLLAAVSGGADSKAVTTTLTTKWADTPLLLEASEFLAEESQEKFWDFVEENQNIEGEHDDTDQAYYDLIVKKASTLLSAVQLNMLKFALSLRAYSATVHSFQQIASNEPPPAGCSAFFSVHGETTCDAASLAALLETAPQRPKPYLFKGDHRYPGSSPDAPVVILYAEFGTTDFQKLHQAVSSKVHEGQATYVLRHFLDKPSGRKVHLSGYGVELAIKSQEYKAKDDTQVQGVEVNATVIGENDPVDEVQGFLFGKLKTLYPELKEQLKELRKHLVESTNEMAPLKVWQMQDLSFQTAARILGAPAVDALNVMKDLSQNFPTKAMSITKTVVNTEIRKEIGENQKFFKGTLGLQPGDSALFINGLHVDLEAQDMFSVFEILRSEARVMEGLRSLQIESLYIHDVLKLNVQPSDSDYAVDIRSSAINWINNLETDHRYSSWPYNVQELLRPTFPGVIRQIRKNFHNLVIILDPTQENSAELLSVAEMFYTNNIPLRIGLVFVVSDEDDVDGMQDAGVALLRAYNYISDEVDSHSAFEAIISMFNRIPIGGQLSVGDVVKVLEKRFPYVEVSSVLGADSTYDSNRKEGRAYYKHTGVGPLPVVMYNGIPYQREQLDPDEMETVTMQKILETTTVYQRAVYLGELATDHDVVDFVMNQPNVVPRINPRVLSTSRNYLDLTDTNNFFIDDYARFSTLDAKERSGAVANSMNYMTKKDDGVVRPVTFWVVGDFDKPSGRQLLYDAIRHMKTSNNVRLGMINNPSGAPSVESSRVTRAIWAAMQTQSANNAKNFITKMAKDETAAALEKGVGIGEFAVGGMDVALFKEAYESPSLDFLLSHAVYCRDVLKLKKGQKAVISNGRIIGPLEEEEVFNQDDFLLLESLILKTSGEQIKSKIMQFGSEEDRASDLVMKVDALLSSQPKGEARVEYGFADDRYSAVKIRPSEGDVYFDVVAVVDPVTREAQKLAPLLLVLKQLVNVNLRVFMNCQSKLSEMPLKSFYRYVLEPEVMFHPDGSFAPGPMAKFLDMPQSPLFTLNLNTPESWMVESVRTRYDLDNIYLQEVENMVAAEYELEHLLLEGHCFDVSSGQPPRGLQFTLGTASEPVIVDTIVMANLGYFQLKANPGAWILKMRKGRSDEIYKIYSHDGTDSPPDSDDIVVVLNNFKSRIIKVKVQKKPDKYNEELLSDNTEENDTGFWKSLTRGFTGGGKSEEVKQEKDDVINIFSVASGHLYERFLRIMMLSVLKNTKTPVKFWFLKNYLSPTFKEFIPHMAKRYGFQYELVQYKWPRWLHQQTEKQRIIWGYKILFLDVLFPLAVDKILFVDADQIVRTDLKELRDFDLEGAPYGYTPFCESRREMDGYRFWKSGYWASHLAGRKYHISALYVVDLKKFRKIAAGDRLRGQYQGLSQDPNSLSNLDQDLPNNMIHQVPIKSLPQDWLWCETWCDDSSKRSAKTIDLCNNPMTKEPKLQAAVRIVAEWTDYDQEIKRLQTRVQDEGSQNAKRHSSDVHTEL; via the exons ATGAATACAGGAAGCAGCGGAGCCGGCTTCG GTGCTTTCAGGATGTGGTTTCTGTGTTTCCTGCTGCTGTCGCTGCTCGCCGCCGTCTCTGGGGGTGCAGACTCCAAGGCTGTCACCACCACCCTCACCACCAAATGGGCTGATACCCCTCTGCTGCTGGAAGCCAG tgAGTTCCTGGCGGAGGAGAGCCAGGAGAAGTTCTGGGACTTTGTGGAGGAGAATCAGAACATAGAAGGCGAGCATGATG ATACGGATCAGGCCTACTATGACCTGATTGTAAAGAAAGCCAGCACCTTGCTCAGCGCCGTCCAATTGAACATGCTGAAGTTTGCTCTTTCCCTGAGGGCCTACTCTGCCACAGTACACTCCTTCCAACAG atAGCGTCCAATGAGCCGCCTCCTGCTGGCTGCTCAGCGTTTTTCAGCGTCCACGGCGAAACCACATGTGACGCAGCCAGTTTAGCGGCCCTGCTGGAAACGGCGCCTCAGag GCCGAAGCCTTACCTTTTTAAAGGCGATCACAGATACCCAGGATCCAGCCCCGACGCGCCGGTCGTCATCCTCTACGCCGAGTTCGGAACAACGGATTTCCAGAAGCTGCACCAAGCCGTATCGTCCAAAGTCCATGAAGGCCAGGCCACTTATGTGCTCCGACATTTCCTGGAT AAACCAAGTGGAAGGAAAGTCCACCTGTCTGGCTACGGCGTGGAGCTGGCCATCAAGAGCCAGGAGTACAAGGCAAAGGATGACACACAAGTCCAAG GCGTGGAGGTGAACGCAACGGTGATCGGAGAGAATGATCCGGTGGACGAGGTCCAGGGATTCCTCTTTGGCAAACTGAA GACCCTCTACCCGGAGCTGaaggagcagctgaaggagtTGAGGAAACATTTGGTGGAAAGCACCAATGAAATGGCTCCGCTCAAAGTCTGGCAAATGCAAG ACCTGAGCTTCCAGACGGCGGCGCGGATCCTCGGCGCTCCTGCTGTCGATGCTCTCAACGTCATGAAAGACCTGAGCCAGAACTTCCCCACCAAAGCCAT GTCCATCACAAAGACGGTGGTCAACACTGAGATCCGGAAAGAGATCGGCGAGAACCAGAAG TTCTTCAAAGGGACTCTGGGCCTGCAGCCGGGTGACTCCGCCCTCTTCATCAACGGGCTGCATGTGGATCTGGAAGCTCAGGACatgttcag TGTGTTTGAGATCCTGCGCAGCGAGGCCCGGGTGATGGAGGGTCTGCGCTCGCTGCAGATCGAATCGCTCTACATCCACGACGTCCTGAAGCTCAACGTCCAGCCCTCCGACTCCGACTACGCCGTCGACATCCGCAGCTCCGCCATCAAC TGGATTAACAACCTGGAGACGGACCACCGGTACAGCTCGTGGCCTTACAACGTTCAGGAGCTGCTCAGACCCACCTTCCCCGGAGTCATTCGGCAGATCCGCAAGAACTTCCACAATCTG gTGATCATTCTGGACCCGACTCAGGAGAATTCTGCTGAACTGCTCAGCGTTGCAGAGATGTTCTACACCAACAACATCCCACTCAG gataGGCCTGGTGTTCGTGGTGTCGGACGAAGACGACGTAGACGGCATGCAGGATGCGGGCGTGGCTCTGCTCCGGGCGTACAACTACATCAGCGACGAGGTGGACAGTCACAGTGCGTTCGAGGCTATCATCTCC ATGTTCAACCGGATTCCCATCGGGGGGCAGCTGAGTGTGGGGGACGtggtgaaggtgctggagaagAGGTTCCCCTACGTGGAGGTCAGCAGCGTCCTCGGAGCCGATTCCACCTACGACAGCAACAGGAAG GAGGGCCGGGCGTACTACAAACATACGGGGGTGGGCCCGTTGCCCGTGGTGATGTACAACGGCATTCCGTACCAACGCGAGCAGCTGGACCCGGACGAAATGGAGACGGTCACCATGCAGAAGATCCTGGAGACGACCACCGTCTACCAACGGGCGGTGTATCTG GGGGAGCTGGCGACCGACCACGACGTCGTGGACTTCGTCATGAATCAGCCCAACGTGGTCCCTCGGATCAACCCCAGAGTGCTGTCCACCAGCAGGAACTACCTGGACCTGACCGACACCA ACAACTTCTTCATCGACGATTACGCTCGCTTCTCCACCCTCGACGCCAAAGAGCGGAGCGGCGCCGTGGCGAACAGCATGAACTACATGACCAAGAAAG ATGACGGCGTCGTCCGTCCCGTGACCTTCTGGGTGGTCGGAGACTTTGACAAACCGTCGGGACGTCAGCTTCTTTATGACGCCATCAGACACATG AAAACCAGCAACAACGTGCGTCTGGGGATGATCAACAATCCGTCGGGCGCCCCGTCCGTGGAGTCGAGCCGCGTGACGAGGGCGATCTGGGCCGCCATGCAGACGCAGTCGGCCAACAACGCCAAGAACTTCATCACCAAGATGGCTAAAGACGAGACGGCGGCGGCGCTGGAGAAGGGCGTGGGCATCGGAGAGTTCGCCGTCggg GGTATGGATGTGGCGTTGTTCAAGGAGGCGTATGAGAGTCCCAGCTTGGACTTCCTGCTGTCCCACGCCGTTTACTGTCGAGACGTCCTCAAGTTGAAGAAGGGGCAGAAAGCGGTGATCAGCAACGGACGA ATCATCGgtcctctggaggaggaggaggttttcaACCAGGACGACTTCCTGCTTCTGGAGAGCCTCATCCTGAAAACGTCCGGAGAGCAAATCAAAAGCAAAATCATGCAGTTTGGATCGGAGGAGGACAG GGCCAGCGATCTGGTGATGAAGGTGGACGCCCTGCTGTCCTCTCAGCCCAAAGGGGAGGCGCGGGTGGAGTACGGCTTCGCAGACGACCGCTACAG cGCTGTGAAGATCCGCCCCAGCGAAGGAGACGTCTACTTCGACGTCGTCGCCGTGGTGGATCCCGTAACCAGGGAGGCGCAGAAACTAGCTCCGCTCCTATTG GTTCTGAAGCAGCTGGTGAACGTCAACCTGAGGGTCTTCATGAACTGCCAGTCCAAACTGTCGGAGATGCCTCTGAAGAG TTTCTACCGCTACGTGTTGGAGCCGGAGGTGATGTTCCACCCGGACGGCAGCTTCGCCCCGGGGCCCATGGCCAAGTTCCTGGACATGCCCCAGTCGCCCCTCTTCACCCTGAACCTCAACACCCCCGAGAGCTGGATGGTGGAGTCGGTGCGCACCCGCTACGACCTGGACAACATCTACCTGCAGGAG gtggagaacatggtggCGGCGGAGTACGAGCTGGagcacctgctgctggagggccACTGCTTCGACGTCAGCTCAGGCCAGCCCCCCCGGGGCCTCCAGTTCACGCTGGGAACCGCCTCCGAGCCGGTCATCGTGGACACCATCGTCATGGCCAACCTG GGTTACTTCCAGCTGAAGGCCAACCCGGGGGCCTGGATCCTGAAGATGAGGAAGGGACGCTCGGACGAGATCTACAAGATCTACAG tCACGACGGCACCGACTCTCCCCCCGACTCGGATGACATCGTCGTGGTTCTGAACAACTTCAAGAGCCGGATCATCAAAGTGAAG GTCCAGAAGAAACCAGACAAATACAACGAGGAGCTGCTGAGCGACAACACGGAGGAAAACGACACCGGCTTCTGGAAGTCTCTGACCAG GGGCTTCACGGGCGGGGGTAAAAGCGAGGAGGTGAAGCAGGAGAAGGACGACGTCATCAACATCTTCTCGGTGGCGTCGGGTCACCTGTACGAGCGTTTCCTCAG GATCATGATGCTGTCGGTGCTGAAGAACACCAAAACCCCCGTCAAGTTCTGGTTCCTGAAGAACTACCTGTCCCCGACCTTCAAG GAGTTCATCCCCCACATGGCGAAGCGATACGGGTTCCAGTACGAACTGGTCCAGTACAAGTGGCCCCGCTGGTTACACCAGCAGACCGAGAAGCAGAGGATCATCTGGGGCTACAAGATCCTCTTCCTGGACGTCCTGTTCCCTCTGGCCGTCGACAAGATCCTGTTCGTGGACGCCGACCAG ATCGTGCGGACCGACTTGAAGGAGCTGCGCGACTTCGACCTGGAGGGGGCGCCGTACGGTTACACGCCGTTCTGCGAGAGCCGGCGGGAGATGGACGGCTACCGCTTCTGGAAGTCGGGCTACTGGGCGAGCCACCTGGCCGGACGCAAGTACCACATCAG CGCCCTCTACGTGGTCGACCTGAAGAAGTTCAGGAAGATCGCGGCGGGAGATCGTCTCCGGGGACAGTACCAGGGCCTCAGCCAGGACCCCAACAGCCTGTCCAACCTGGACCAG GATCTGCCCAACAACATGATCCACCAGGTGCCCATCAAGTCGCTCCCCCAGGACTGGCTGTGGTGTGAGACCTGGTGCGACGACAGCTccaagaggagcgccaagaccATCGACCTG TGCAACAACCCCATGACCAAAGAGCCGAAGCTGCAGGCCGCCGTGAGGATCGTGGCGGAGTGGACCGATTATGACCAGGAGATTAAACGCCTGCAGACCAGAGTGCAGGACGAAGGCTCCCAGAATGCAAAGCGGCATAGCTCAG ACGTCCACACGGAGCTGTGA